A genomic window from Chanodichthys erythropterus isolate Z2021 chromosome 1, ASM2448905v1, whole genome shotgun sequence includes:
- the LOC137035655 gene encoding uncharacterized protein produces MTSRPEPEPPIVRPRRQLKPPAYLADFQVQRPGLERRSRPPTYSNEDEDDVECESRVSTPISQQSLFGDLVLQDEWQDKQGDLQRERHLQDRQPTWKEMQRENDELRSCIQHLPEILTALQGLKAENAIMKREIQQLATSMAETSKTVPPVPAPRFHAPETCRSQPVPSTHGRDFQEYPSAQIRQITEQVQACTLSPIRDSQPQATSSYCTPTQRLGAYSYAQPLTYTDPIHYDERASRDSNHPHMGVSESYPVPRSALPHFQERTYRGPKPSIPCLTTADPREFSRLRMALENLLPDDATERFKYQILADHLQLEEALLVADSYCNSTHPYTDTMQALIKMYGQPHKLVLQNIAEVMEGPSIRTGDVKAFKLFALRVRSLVSMLEQLGPEGTVELDCGSHVSRLQSKLPHELRTSFKRYIHPLRVTIPTLLDFSNWLEYELQVQDDGSKMTSIPLESNIKKREGRRDPRAPRKPTYILLGTEKPTLGSETQAPVSEVTSKPVRFKGRSQAYCPYCDNVNHFLNGCSNFKELTKEQKESWIRKNNRCWCCGRSHHAFKCNLKAPCKMCHRKHLLILHDVNERTVNDTTVTDSKESSCLVNTTKDILYVDRPLYSRKVLLKVSKVIIANGDKSIEAYAVLDDGSERTILLHTAAQQLNLKGQPEDLILRTVRQDQQVLHGAAVSFTVSPVTNKQKKFSIQGAFTAERLGLAEQTYPVASLQRRYRHLAGLPLQQLDRVQPVLLIGSDCPHLVTPIEPVRLGPPGGPAAVRTQLGWTLQGPTHEIKHGLNSHQCLFTAISPNADLFAQVEKLWQMDVIPYHSEKVVTRSKLDQEAIKLLQEKTVRVNVDGIMRYATPLLRVQNMPTLHMPKEAVLPQLRSIERKLFKNPQQACAYKAEIERLKNAGYIEKLKTCEVEEMQESWYIPHHMVEHNGKNRVVYNCSFQYKGQNLNELLLPGPTLSPTLLAVLLRFREHSTAISSDIRGMFHQVRLLPDDKSLLRFLWRDMAVDQAPDVYQWQVLPFGTTCSPCCATFALQKHVLDHSQPGDQVREVIEKSFYVDNCLHSLTTKDAAKDLVDQLCALLAEGGFELRQWSSNCPSVIAHLPPEARSNSCEFWLSQGLQDTPESTLGLLWHCQSDTLHYKHRNVVCSRVTMRNIYRILASQYDPLGYIIPYTTRAKILVQHLWDKKRDWDDPQLPEDLLSAWNSWEKELSDLEKISLPRCYTSPHMDLLSSRHDIHVFCDASEQAYGAVAYLRTENKEGHVEVAFLAARSRVAPRKQQSIPRLELCAALSGAQLSKVLVTELTIPICSLTLWSDSMTVLTWLLSSSCRYKVFVGTRVAEIQELTASATWHYVQSEDNPADNITRGKHLYDLGEGSQWCQGPTFLRLPPANWPKQPSLPAEEQSNELRQSAFSGMTTVIPLPNPQQYDTLSELIDACSQQIHGVANIACADKRREVELVVLRQTQTESFPTEMVQLKSGKPVSGTSRLASLSPVFDPTTELIRVGGRLRRCSETELDSIHPIVLAPQHPVTKLIIKDYDEKLCHPGPERVFAEIRRTYWVLRGREAVRRHQRHCVECRRWKGQPQVPRMADLPPARQQLFKPAFFSTGIDCFGPYTIKIGRRNEKRWGILFKCLTTRAVHIDLLSSIDSDSFLMALRRFIARRGKPYELLSDQGTNFKGGERELNESFASLHSELQSHLASQQIKFVFNPPGAPHFGGCWEREIRSIKTALQVTIGAQTVTEEVLRTVLIEIEGILNSKPLGYTSSNICDIDPITPNCFLIGRRDASLPQVIYQESDVLSKRRWRHSQLLADHFWRHFIKYYLPSLQARQKWRVEKENLQIGNVVMVVDPQLPRALWPVGKITEVFPGSDDRVRSVTVKVEKRTYTRPVARLVKLPALSDD; encoded by the coding sequence ATGACATCCCGTCCAGAGCCAGAACCTCCCATTGTCCGTCCCAGACGACAGCTAAAGCCACCTGCATATCTAGCTGACTTCCAAGTACAAAGGCCTGGACTAGAGAGGAGATCTCGGCCACCTACTTATTCTAATGAGGATGAAGACGATGTCGAATGTGAGTCACGTGTCTCCACACCAATAAGTCAGCAATCACTCTTCGGTGATTTAGTGCTACAGGACGAATGGCAAGATAAACAGGGAGATTTGCAGAGAGAGCGACATCTCCAGGACCGACAGCCTACATGGAAAGAGATGCAAAGGGAAAATGATGAGCTTCGCAGCTGCATTCAACATCTGCCAGAGATTCTAACTGCATTGCAGGGCTTAAAAGCCGAAAATGCTATCATGAAACGTGAGATTCAGCAGCTAGCCACAAGTATGGCCGAGACATCCAAAACAGTGCCCCCAGTGCCAGCTCCTCGTTTCCATGCACCAGAAACATGTCGCAGCCAGCCAGTACCCTCCACACATGGCAGAGACTTCCAAGAATATCCCTCTGCACAGATCAGACAGATAACAGAACAGGTGCAGGCATGCACTCTTTCACCCATACGAGATAGCCAGCCTCAAGCTACATCAAGCTATTGTACACCTACTCAGAGACTTGGTGCTTATTCATATGCTCAGCCTCTTACGTATACTGACCCCATCCACTATGATGAAAGGGCTTCCAGAGACAGCAATCACCCTCACATGGGTGTCAGTGAATCCTACCCTGTACCACGATCTGCGCTGCCACACTTCCAGGAGAGGACCTATAGAGGACCTAAGCCTTCTATACCTTGCTTGACGACAGCAGATCCAAGAGAGTTTTCAAGGTTGCGTATGGCTTTAGAAAACCTCCTTCCTGATGACGCCACTGAACGTTTCAAATATCAGATCCTTGCAGATCATTTGCAGTTAGAAGAGGCGCTGCTAGTGGCTGATTCATATTGCAACTCGACACACCCCTATACAGATACCATGCAAGCCCTAATTAAGATGTACGGACAGCCACACAAGCTGGTTCTACAGAACATTGCTGAAGTCATGGAGGGGCCAAGCATCAGAACTGGAGATGTAAAGGCTTTTAAGTTGTTTGCACTCCGTGTGCGCTCTTTAGTGAGCATGTTGGAACAGCTGGGACCTGAGGGGACTGTTGAATTAGACTGTGGTTCACATGTATCAAGACTTCAAAGCAAGCTCCCTCATGAGCTGAGGACAAGCTTCAAGAGATACATACATCCACTGAGGGTAACCATACCTACTCTCCTCGATTTTTCTAACTGGCTAGAGTATGAGCTCCAAGTTCAAGATGATGGCTCCAAGATGACAAGTATCCCACTAGAATCCAACATTAAGAAAAGGGAAGGCCGCCGTGACCCAAGAGCTCCAAGGAAACCAACCTATATTCTGCTGGGCACTGAGAAACCTACACTGGGAAGTGAAACTCAGGCACCTGTCTCCGAGGTAACGTCTAAACCTGTTAGATTCAAAGGGAGATCACAAGCATATTGCCCCTACTGTGACAATGTCAATCACTTTTTGAATGGGTGTTCCAACTTTAAAGAGCTCACCAAGGAACAAAAGGAAAGCTGGATCCGTAAAAACAATCGATGTTGGTGCTGCGGACGTAGTCATCATGCTTTCAAATGCAACCTGAAAGCCCCATGTAAGATGTGTCACAGGAAACATCTCTTAATTTTGCATGATGTAAATGAACGGACTGTGAATGACACAACGGTAACAGACAGCAAAGAGAGCTCCTGTCTGGTTAACACAACCAAGGACATCTTGTATGTTGATCGTCCCCTCTACAGCCGCAAGGTTCTCCTAAAAGTGAGCAAAGTTATAATTGCCAACGGGGACAAATCAATTGAAGCGTATGCTGTGTTAGATGATGGATCTGAGAGGACCATCCTGCTCCACACTGCGGCACAGCAGTTAAATCTTAAGGGACAGCCTGAGGATCTAATACTGCGAACTGTGAGACAAGATCAACAGGTCCTTCACGGGGCGGCTGTCTCATTCACTGTGTCTCCTGTCACCAACAAACAGAAGAAATTTTCCATTCAAGGTGCCTTCACAGCTGAGAGGCTTGGTCTCGCTGAGCAGACTTACCCTGTTGCATCCCTACAAAGGAGGTACCGACACTTAGCTGGATTACCGCTGCAGCAATTAGACAGAGTACAACCTGTACTGTTAATTGGCTCAGACTGCCCACATCTTGTTACCCCCATTGAGCCTGTCCGTCTAGGCCCACCAGGTGGACCTGCTGCCGTTAGAACTCAGCTAGGCTGGACACTACAAGGCCCTACACACGAAATCAAACATGGGCTTAATTCTCACCAGTGCCTCTTTACTGCCATTTCTCCCAATGCTGACCTTTTTGCTCAAGTGGAAAAGCTGTGGCAGATGGATGTAATCCCTTATCATAGTGAGAAAGTAGTGACGCGTTCAAAGCTTGATCAAGAGGCCATCAAACTCCTACAAGAGAAAACAGTGAGAGTTAATGTTGATGGGATCATGCGGTATGCTACACCGCTCCTTCGCGTGCAGAATATGCCAACTTTGCACATGCCAAAAGAAGCGGTACTGCCACAATTGAGAAGCATTGAACGCAAGCTGTTCAAGAACCCCCAACAGGCCTGTGCTTACAAGGCTGAGATTGAAAGGCTTAAGAATGCTGGCTATATAGAGAAACTGAAAACATGTGAAGTGGAGGAAATGCAAGAATCATGGTATATTCCCCACCATATGGTCGAGCATAACGGCAAGAATCGTGTTGTTTACAACTGCTCATTCCAGTACAAGGGCCAGAATTTGAATGAGCTGCTTCTTCCAGGTCCTACCTTGAGCCCCACCCTGTTGGCTGTGTTACTTCGCTTCCGGGAACACTCCACAGCCATAAGCAGTGACATCCGAGGGATGTTTCATCAGGTGAGGCTGCTCCCTGATGACAAATCACTACTTCGTTTCCTGTGGAGAGACATGGCAGTAGACCAAGCTCCAGATGTTTACCAGTGGCAGGTACTTCCATTTGGCACGACATGTAGCCCCTGTTGTGCCACGTTTGCCCTGCAGAAGCATGTGCTGGACCACAGTCAACCAGGTGACCAGGTGAGAGAAgttattgaaaagtcattttatgTTGACAATTGTCTACACAGTCTCACAACCAAAGATGCAGCTAAAGACCTAGTTGATCAGCTCTGTGCCCTCCTGGCTGAGGGAGGCTTTGAATTGCGGCAGTGGTCCAGCAATTGTCCATCTGTGATCGCACACCTGCCACCCGAAGCAAGATCCAACAGCTGTGAGTTCTGGCTTAGTCAGGGACTGCAAGATACTCCTGAATCCACACTTGGCCTTCTCTGGCATTGTCAGTCAGACACCTTACACTATAAACATCGGAATGTGGTCTGCTCTAGAGTAACTATGCGCAACATCTATCGTATCCTGGCTAGTCAGTATGATCCTCTTGGTTATATAATCCCCTACACCACGAGAGCAAAAATACTGGTGCAACACTTATGGGATAAAAAGCGTGACTGGGATGACCCGCAGCTACCAGAGGATCTGCTCAGTGCATGGAACTCATGGGAGAAAGAATTGAGTGACTTGGAGAAGATTTCATTGCCTAGGTGCTACACAAGTCCACATATGGATCTCCTGTCAAGCCGACATGACATACACGTGTTCTGTGATGCGTCCGAACAGGCTTATGGGGCAGTGGCCTATTTGCGAACAGAGAACAAAGAAGGCCATGTTGAAGTTGCATTCCTGGCAGCCAGGTCCCGTGTTGCACCTCGAAAGCAGCAGTCCATACCTCGCCTTGAGCTATGTGCAGCTCTCAGCGGTGCCCAGCTCTCCAAGGTCCTTGTCACTGAACTCACCATCCCTATCTGTTCCTTAACACTATGGTCAGATTCTATGACTGTGCTTACCTGGTTGTTGTCAAGCTCTTGCCGCTATAAGGTGTTTGTGGGGACTCGGGTGGCagaaatacaagaactcacggCATCTGCGACCTGGCATTACGTACAATCCGAAGACAATCCTGCAGATAACATAACACGAGGTAAACATCTCTATGACCTCGGGGAAGGAAGCCAGTGGTGTCAAGGGCCCACCTTTCTAAGACTACCACCAGCCAATTGGCCCAAGCAACCATCCTTACCAGCTGAAGAGCAGAGCAACGAGTTAAGGCAGTCTGCATTCAGTGGAATGACTACGGTTATCCCTTTACCAAATCCACAGCAGTATGACACACTAAGTGAATTAATTGACGCATGTAGCCAGCAGATTCATGGGGTGGCAAACATTGCTTGTGCTGACAAACGTAGAGAAGTGGAACTAGTGGTGCTTCGTCAAACGCAGACAGAGTCCTTCCCTACTGAGATGGTCCAATTGAAGTCAGGGAAACCAGTATCGGGTACGAGTAGGCTAGCTTCTCTCTCTCCTGTGTTTGACCCTACCACTGAACTCATTCGTGTAGGTGGGCGCCTAAGACGCTGCAGTGAGACAGAATTAGATTCAATCCACCCTATTGTCCTTGCCCCCCAACATCCTGTGACCAAACTCATTATAAAAGATTATGATGAAAAGCTGTGCCACCCTGGGCCAGAACGAGTGTTCGCAGAGATAAGGAGGACCTATTGGGTACTGCGAGGCCGTGAAGCAGTTCGGCGACACCAGCGACATTGTGTAGAGTGTCGACGATGGAAAGGACAACCACAAGTTCCCCGTATGGCTGACTTGCCACCTGCAAGACAACAGCTATTTAAGCCTGCCTTCTTCTCAACTGGCATAGACTGTTTTGGCCCTTACACAATCAAGATTGGACGTCGAAATGAGAAGAGGTGGGGCATATTATTCAAGTGCCTTACAACCAGGGCTGTGCATATAGATCTCTTATCAAGTATAGATTCAGACTCATTCTTAATGGCTCTGAGGCGTTTCATTGCGCGGCGTGGGAAACCCTATGAATTGTTAAGTGATCAAGGCACTAACTTCAAGGGTGGAGAACGAGAGCTGAATGAATCCTTTGCTTCATTGCACAGCGAACTGCAAAGTCATCTTGCTTCCCAACAAATCAAGTTTGTCTTCAATCCACCGGGAGCACCCCACTTTGGAGGATGTTGGGAGCGGGAGATCCGTTCAATTAAAACAGCTCTCCAAGTCACCATTGGAGCACAAACTGTGACGGAAGAAGTTCTGAGAACAGTCTTAATTGAAATTGAAGGGATCCTCAATTCAAAACCCCTTGGCTACACGTCCTCCAATATCTGTGACATTGACCCAATCACTCCCAACTGCTTTCTCATCGGACGTAGAGATGCCTCCTTGCCCCAGGTGATTTATCAGGAATCCGATGTCCTGAGCAAACGCCGCTGGCGACACAGTCAACTGCTGGCTGATCATTTTTGGAGACATTTCATTAAGTATTATCTGCCCAGTCTTCAAGCTCGCCAGAAATGGAGGGTAGAAAAAGAGAATCTGCAAATTGGCAATGTGGTGATGGTTGTTGACCCGCAGCTTCCTCGAGCATTATGGCCAGTGGGGAAAATCACTGAAGTGTTCCCCGGCTCGGATGACAGAGTAAGGTCGGTTACTGTGAAAGTTGAGAAAAGAACATACACTCGACCAGTAGCTCGTCTTGTCAAACTTCCGGCCCTATCTGACGATTGA
- the LOC137035588 gene encoding soluble guanylate cyclase 88E-like has product MYGLLCESLHDFIKESYGDDVWKLVRERADVRLHSFVTHQVYSESVIPRIAKAASGVTGTPYNELMNSWGVYFLGFVGKYGYDRILKVLGRHVRDFVNGLDNLHEYLRFSYPKVQPPTFFCQEESATGVTLHYRSKRKGYLHYAMGQLRQMGKQFYDTDIHVEVLSEQLVGDYSHVTMRLNFDNSAYRYIQKEDEEEQEILPITSDFFFEVFPFNIVFRQDMVVHNVGSGLATVFPDLDGKKINDAFLLARPLVEFTWNMIISHPNNLFEIMSKEPVKRERNLHNRVQNSDYENANRSADVDVELMAFQSIIGDDYKDGNSANAMESWGDGSRCLKLKGQMRYMPEWESIIFLGTPVMESLSAMFKTGLYINDLSMHDSSRDLVLAGTQQSEELKRALIQEQKKSSKLEESMKMLDYEMKKTDDLLYRMIPKPVAKRLRKGEPAVNTCEVFPDVTILFSDVVGFTRICSHITPMQVVSMLNTMYTLFDTLSEKHRVFKVETIGDAYMVVAGAPEKTKYHAHNICDMALDMVRSIDHLKDPSNGNNIQIRVGIHSGMVVAGVVGHKMPRYGLHGDTVHTASAMESNGKEMHIQLSSATYEHLKGSHFIFERRGTITIKVSH; this is encoded by the exons gtGTACAGTGAGAGTGTGATTCCACGTATCGCTAAAGCAGCGAGTGGCGTCACAGGAACACCCTATAATGAGCTCATGAACTCATGGGGCGTTTATTTCCTCGGATTCGTGGGGAAATACGGATATGACAGAATCCTCAAG GTGTTGGGCCGTCATGTGCGTGACTTTGTTAATGGTCTGGATAACCTGCATGAGTACCTGCGCTTCAGTTACCCAAAAGTCCAGCCGCCGACCTTCTTCTGCCAGGAGGAATCAGCTACAGGAGTCACTCTGCattacag GAGCAAACGTAAAGGATACCTGCACTATGCCATGGGTCagctgagacagatgggaaaaCAGTTCTATGACACTGACATCCACGTTGAGGTTTTGTCCGAGCAGCTGGTGGGAGATTATTCACACGTCACCATGAG attaAACTTTGATAACTCTGCGTATCGATACATCCAGAAAGAGGATGAAGAGGAACAAGAGATCCTTCCCATCACCAGTGACTTTTTCTTTGAAGTTTTTCCCTTCAACATCGTGTTCAGACAG GATATGGTTGTTCATAACGTTGGCTCTGGATTGGCCACGGTCTTTCCTGATCTGGATGGGAAGAAGATCAACGATGCTTTTCTACTTGCTCGTCCTCTTGTGGAGTTTACTTGGAACATG ATCATCTCACACCCCAACAACCTGTTTGAGATCATGTCGAAGGAGCCGGTGAAGCGAGAGAGGAACCTTCATAACAGAGTGCAGA ACTCTGATTATGAGAACGCCAATCGCTCGGCTGACGTGGATGTGGAGCTGATGGCCTTTCAGTCAATCATCGGGGACGATTATAAAG ATGGAAACAGCGCTAATGCGATGGAGAGCTGGGGTGACGGCAGCCGCTGCCTGAAACTGAAGGGTCAGATGAGGTACATGCCGGAGTGGGAGTCCATCATCTTCCTGGGGACTCCAGT CATGGAGAGTTTAAGTGCCATGTTTAAGACGGGGCTGTACATCAATGACCTGAGCATGCATGACTCAAGCAGAGATCTGGTGCTGGCAGGAACTCAACAGTCTGAAGAGCTCAAGAGAGCCCTCATACAG GAGCAAAAGAAATCCAGTAAACTAGAGGAAAGCATGAAAATGTTGGACTATGAGATGAAAAAAACAGATGATCTTCTGTACAGAATGATTCCCAAACCTGTTGCTAAGCGACTGCGAAAGGGAGAACCAGCTGTGAACACCTGTGAG GTGTTTCCTGATGTGACCATCCTGTTCAGCGATGTGGTGGGCTTCACTCGCATCTGCAGCCATATCACACCCATGCAGGTGGTCTCCATGCTCAACACCATGTACACGCTCTTCGACACGCTCAGCGAGAAGCACAGAGTGTTTAAG gttgAAACTATAGGTGATGCGTACATGGTGGTGGCAGGCGCTCCAGAAAAGACGAAGTATCACGCCCACAATATTTGTGACATGGCTCTAGATATGGTTCGCTCTATCGATCATCTCAAAGACCCGTCCAATGGAAACAACATCCAGATCCGCGTGG GAATTCACTCTGGGATGGTGGTCGCTGGGGTCGTAGGTCACAAGATGCCTCGCTATGGTCTTCATGGTGATACAGTTCACACGGCTTCTGCCATGGAGAGCAATGGGAAG GAAATGCACATTCAGCTGAGCAGCGCTACTTACGAGCACCTGAAAGGAAGTCACTTCATCTTCGAGAGACGTGGTACCATCACCATCAAGGTCAGTCACTAA